A region from the Cryptosporangium arvum DSM 44712 genome encodes:
- a CDS encoding MSMEG_6728 family protein, whose protein sequence is MQTFLPVADFDRSAALLDSARLGKQRVETLQVLRALELPDYGWATHPVVTMWRGRTAGLVVYGLAMVRGWRSRGFADSTAAPIAEFAPDAAGLTPGEAAAAGLLPSWVGDEAVHRSHRSNLRAKDPAFYGPLFPDTPDDLPYVWPPADDVPPAPAPSGVPVWIVRPSDAPALGTALSLGVVGLGTESGVDVDATGLEQAELRDLAKELSGRRPAKALRQLSSFLDEMRPGDLVGVPVEEGAALLLGEVAGDYRWAAGQPLPHRRPARFTHVVARSAVRPPATLQDPRGLFRVILDPAEVTDDGLGVRARHVR, encoded by the coding sequence CTGCAAACCTTCCTGCCGGTCGCCGACTTCGACCGCTCCGCCGCGCTGCTCGACTCCGCCCGCCTCGGCAAACAACGGGTCGAGACGCTCCAGGTGCTGCGCGCGCTCGAGCTACCCGACTACGGCTGGGCGACCCACCCGGTCGTGACGATGTGGCGCGGACGCACGGCCGGCCTGGTCGTGTACGGCCTGGCGATGGTCCGGGGCTGGCGGTCGCGCGGGTTCGCCGACAGCACCGCGGCCCCGATCGCCGAGTTCGCACCCGACGCCGCCGGTCTCACCCCGGGTGAGGCCGCGGCGGCCGGGCTGCTGCCGAGCTGGGTCGGGGACGAGGCGGTGCACCGCTCGCACCGGTCGAACCTGCGCGCCAAAGATCCCGCGTTCTACGGCCCGCTGTTCCCCGACACCCCCGACGACCTGCCGTACGTGTGGCCCCCGGCGGACGACGTCCCCCCGGCCCCGGCCCCGTCCGGGGTGCCGGTCTGGATCGTGCGTCCGTCGGACGCGCCGGCCCTGGGCACCGCGTTGTCCCTGGGCGTGGTCGGCCTCGGCACCGAGTCCGGTGTCGACGTCGACGCGACCGGTCTGGAGCAGGCCGAGCTCCGTGACCTGGCGAAGGAGCTCTCCGGGCGACGGCCGGCGAAGGCGCTCCGCCAGCTGTCGTCCTTCCTCGACGAGATGAGGCCGGGCGACCTGGTCGGTGTCCCGGTGGAGGAGGGGGCCGCGCTGCTGCTGGGTGAGGTCGCCGGCGACTACCGCTGGGCAGCGGGGCAGCCGCTGCCGCACCGCCGCCCGGCGCGGTTCACGCACGTGGTGGCCCGCTCGGCGGTGCGGCCACCGGCGACCCTGCAGGATCCGCGCGGGTTGTTCCGGGTGATACTCGACCCCGCGGAGGTTACAGATGACGGACTTGGAGTTCGGGCTCGACACGTTCGGTGA
- a CDS encoding helix-turn-helix transcriptional regulator, translated as MLAQLHSALAEPAAGRCSSAVAAAAPWLRPYVVGYGGYRALGGPPVRRRMFPITLTTLLLDADEGARLVTGARRTGAVHDGRPWRSGVSVGLTPAGVRALLGAEAAAVAGATVVLDAGLGRLADRLAELPDWPSRVAALDTILTGRLRGRRVQRTVDRAWWRLQDPAGVRVGALAAELGVSRRYLELEFRRRIGLSPQTVARVARLQRAVGVLTAPAATLGDAAAVGFADQSHLSRETRALLGSTPGELFAFVQDAVRPAH; from the coding sequence GTGCTGGCCCAACTCCACTCCGCGCTCGCGGAGCCGGCTGCCGGGCGCTGTTCGAGCGCGGTGGCGGCCGCCGCGCCGTGGCTCCGGCCGTACGTGGTGGGGTACGGCGGGTACCGCGCGCTCGGCGGCCCGCCGGTCCGCCGCCGGATGTTCCCGATCACGCTCACGACGCTGCTGCTCGACGCCGACGAGGGCGCGCGGCTGGTCACCGGCGCCCGCCGCACCGGCGCGGTGCACGACGGCCGTCCCTGGCGCTCGGGGGTGTCGGTCGGCCTGACCCCGGCCGGTGTCCGCGCCCTGCTCGGCGCCGAGGCCGCGGCGGTGGCCGGGGCCACGGTCGTCCTGGACGCCGGCCTCGGCCGCCTGGCGGATCGGCTGGCCGAGCTACCCGACTGGCCCTCGCGCGTCGCCGCGCTCGACACGATCCTCACCGGGCGTCTCCGGGGCCGCCGGGTGCAGCGGACCGTCGACCGGGCCTGGTGGCGCCTGCAGGACCCGGCCGGGGTGCGGGTCGGGGCGCTCGCGGCCGAACTCGGCGTCAGCCGCCGCTACCTGGAGCTGGAGTTCCGGCGCCGGATCGGGCTGTCCCCGCAGACCGTCGCCCGGGTGGCCCGCCTGCAGCGCGCGGTCGGGGTGTTGACCGCGCCCGCCGCCACGCTCGGCGACGCCGCCGCGGTCGGGTTCGCCGACCAGTCGCACCTGAGCCGGGAGACCCGCGCGCTGCTCGGATCGACGCCGGGCGAACTGTTCGCATTCGTCCAAGACGCGGTGCGTCCGGCTCACTAG
- a CDS encoding SDR family oxidoreductase encodes MELTGKVAVVTGGSRGIGRAIVHELARRGARVVFSYREAPGAPVDGTTAVRADQADLATLDALFAPVADGFDILVNNAAINPAAPIAALTPAEFERVLTVNTKFPLFAMQRAATLLRDHGRIVNVSTLNTVVPAPGHSLYCASKGALEQLTAVAARELGPRGITVNAVSPGATGTELLHRTNPPEAVATATALTALGRLGRPADIAAVVAFLAGPDSGWITGQNLRATGGFVV; translated from the coding sequence ATGGAGCTGACCGGGAAGGTCGCGGTGGTCACCGGCGGTTCGCGGGGCATCGGCCGGGCGATCGTGCACGAGCTGGCCCGGCGGGGCGCCCGGGTCGTGTTCAGCTATCGCGAGGCACCCGGCGCTCCCGTCGACGGCACGACCGCCGTGCGCGCCGACCAGGCCGACCTCGCCACCCTCGACGCGCTGTTCGCCCCGGTCGCCGACGGGTTCGACATCCTCGTCAACAACGCCGCGATCAACCCGGCGGCACCGATCGCCGCGCTCACCCCGGCCGAGTTCGAGCGCGTGCTCACCGTCAACACGAAGTTCCCGTTGTTCGCGATGCAGCGGGCGGCGACGCTGCTGCGCGACCACGGCCGCATCGTCAACGTCTCCACGCTGAACACGGTCGTGCCCGCGCCCGGCCACAGCCTCTACTGCGCCAGCAAAGGCGCGCTGGAGCAGCTCACCGCCGTCGCGGCCCGCGAGCTCGGGCCGCGCGGCATCACCGTCAACGCGGTCTCACCGGGTGCGACCGGGACCGAGCTGTTACACCGGACCAACCCGCCCGAGGCGGTGGCGACGGCCACCGCCCTGACCGCGCTGGGCCGCCTCGGCCGCCCGGCGGACATCGCGGCCGTGGTGGCGTTCCTGGCCGGCCCGGACTCCGGCTGGATCACCGGCCAGAACCTGCGCGCCACCGGCGGCTTCGTCGTCTGA
- a CDS encoding GntP family permease, whose protein sequence is MDVTRVLAADAPAPASSDPRLIVAALIGIAVVVVLITWVKMHPFIALTVGAIGLGLGAGLPAGDVAESFSGGFGDTMASVGLLIGLGAMFGKLLADSGGADQIVDTIVGRARPGALPWLMALVGAIIGLPMFFEIGVVLLIPVIILVARRSGLPLFRIAIPTLAGLSVMHGLVPPHPGPLVAVSALNANLGLTLALGLLVAVPTVLISGPLFSRWAARWVDVPVPALFQTDQDSSAARTDGATRTAGTGGTDVEDAADASSGTDDYRGRGDTGSLVTSRKRPSFGTTLACILLPVVLMLAKAIADVVAPDSESPVKDAVDFVGTPLIALTIAVLVGIVGLGLGAGMDRGAIASTLGDSLPPIAGILLIVGAGGGLKQVLIDTGLAQIIADTVEGSALPVLLLAWIVAVLIRVATGSATVATVTASGILAPVAADLSSPEISLMVLAIGAGSLFLSHVNDAGFWLIKEYLGTTVGQTLKTWTVMECLISVCGLIGVLLLDLVV, encoded by the coding sequence ATGGATGTCACGAGAGTTCTCGCCGCCGACGCACCCGCGCCCGCGAGCTCCGATCCGCGGCTGATCGTCGCCGCGCTGATCGGGATCGCGGTCGTCGTCGTGCTGATCACCTGGGTGAAGATGCACCCGTTCATCGCGCTGACGGTGGGCGCGATCGGGCTCGGGCTGGGCGCCGGGCTGCCGGCCGGTGACGTCGCGGAGAGCTTCAGCGGCGGGTTCGGCGACACGATGGCGTCGGTCGGTCTGCTGATCGGCCTCGGCGCGATGTTCGGCAAGCTGCTCGCCGACTCCGGCGGCGCCGACCAGATCGTCGACACGATCGTCGGGCGGGCCCGCCCGGGCGCGCTGCCGTGGTTGATGGCGCTGGTCGGGGCGATCATCGGGCTGCCGATGTTCTTCGAGATCGGGGTCGTGCTGCTGATCCCGGTGATCATCCTGGTGGCCCGCCGGTCGGGCCTGCCGCTGTTCCGGATCGCGATCCCGACGCTCGCCGGCCTCTCGGTGATGCACGGCCTGGTGCCGCCGCACCCCGGCCCGCTGGTGGCGGTGAGCGCGTTGAACGCCAACCTCGGGCTGACGCTCGCGCTGGGCCTGCTGGTGGCGGTCCCGACCGTGCTGATCTCGGGTCCGCTCTTCAGCCGCTGGGCCGCCCGCTGGGTCGACGTCCCGGTGCCCGCGCTCTTCCAGACCGACCAGGACTCGTCGGCGGCACGCACCGACGGAGCGACGCGGACCGCCGGGACCGGCGGGACCGACGTCGAGGACGCGGCCGACGCCTCCTCCGGCACCGACGACTACCGGGGCCGCGGCGACACCGGGTCGCTGGTCACGTCACGTAAGCGGCCGAGCTTCGGCACCACGCTCGCCTGCATCCTGCTGCCGGTCGTGCTCATGCTGGCCAAGGCCATCGCCGACGTCGTCGCGCCGGACAGCGAGAGCCCGGTCAAGGACGCGGTCGACTTCGTCGGCACGCCGCTGATCGCGCTCACGATCGCGGTGCTCGTCGGCATCGTCGGGCTCGGGCTGGGCGCCGGCATGGACCGCGGCGCGATCGCCTCCACGCTCGGCGACTCGCTCCCGCCGATCGCCGGCATCCTGCTCATCGTCGGCGCCGGTGGTGGCCTGAAGCAGGTGCTCATCGACACCGGCCTCGCGCAGATCATCGCCGACACGGTCGAGGGCAGCGCGCTCCCGGTGCTGCTGCTGGCCTGGATCGTCGCCGTGCTGATCCGCGTCGCCACCGGTTCGGCCACCGTCGCCACGGTGACCGCCTCCGGGATCCTGGCCCCGGTGGCCGCCGATCTGTCCAGCCCGGAGATCTCGCTGATGGTGCTGGCGATCGGCGCCGGCTCGCTGTTCCTGTCCCACGTCAACGACGCCGGGTTCTGGCTGATCAAGGAGTACCTCGGTACCACCGTCGGCCAGACGCTCAAGACCTGGACCGTGATGGAGTGCCTCATCTCGGTGTGCGGTCTGATCGGCGTCCTCCTCCTCGATCTGGTGGTCTGA
- a CDS encoding FAD-dependent monooxygenase: MAADASEAQVLIVGAGSVGSILALELAHHGVPSVVVDRAVNPPQSSDVDYLDSRSMELMRRLRLAATIRAQGVGPENSGGVEWRSQGLDEPPVLVLTVPSLDELRGRYAQVEDGSAPVELPQRVSGVRLATGLRAAVEHHPLIDLRLGWTFTGLRVDGERVVATAIDRGAGAARRTITTRFVAGCDGARSTVRQCLDIPMAELTDPVQHCSVYFRSPDLTRRFTERRPSTVIVGTLTLEARADGSDTWVGHLRVAPGDPVTADPEALLRAGLGRAGLGNRLETAEILDVTQWDDALAVADRYRAGPVFLVGESAHRFYPVGANAATSVGDAVDLGWKLAGVLNGWGGSGLLDSYEAERRPRALMDRELVARGLETRRRVERLAAAGASREFLAGVLRQEIAPDDTGLPEGRAPAVRLDDGTQLFDRLGPQFTLVDLTEDEAGRALVLVARRRGIPMAHLVVTDRAVRTRWDRRLVLVRPDQRIAWRADHAPADWDTVLDRISGHLGPETP; the protein is encoded by the coding sequence GTGGCCGCAGACGCATCGGAAGCGCAGGTACTGATCGTCGGAGCGGGCTCCGTGGGGTCGATCCTGGCGTTGGAGCTGGCGCACCACGGGGTGCCGAGCGTCGTCGTGGACCGGGCCGTGAACCCGCCCCAGTCCTCCGACGTGGACTACCTGGACAGCCGCAGCATGGAGTTGATGCGGCGGCTGCGGCTGGCCGCGACGATCCGCGCGCAGGGCGTCGGGCCGGAGAACTCCGGCGGCGTGGAGTGGCGGAGCCAGGGCCTCGACGAGCCACCGGTGCTCGTGCTCACGGTTCCGTCCCTCGACGAACTACGCGGCCGGTACGCGCAGGTCGAGGACGGCAGCGCACCGGTGGAGCTGCCGCAGCGGGTGTCCGGCGTCCGGCTCGCTACCGGGTTGCGGGCCGCCGTCGAGCACCACCCGCTGATCGACCTGCGCCTCGGCTGGACGTTCACCGGCCTGCGGGTCGACGGCGAGCGGGTCGTCGCGACCGCGATCGACCGGGGCGCGGGGGCGGCCCGCCGCACCATCACGACCCGGTTCGTCGCCGGGTGCGACGGCGCCCGCAGCACGGTCCGCCAGTGCCTGGACATCCCGATGGCCGAGCTCACCGACCCGGTGCAGCACTGCTCGGTGTACTTCCGCAGCCCCGACCTGACCCGGCGGTTCACCGAACGGCGACCGTCGACGGTCATCGTCGGCACGCTGACGCTGGAGGCCCGCGCCGACGGGAGCGACACCTGGGTCGGTCACCTGCGGGTCGCGCCGGGCGATCCGGTCACCGCCGACCCGGAGGCGCTGCTGCGTGCCGGGCTGGGCCGCGCCGGGCTGGGCAACCGCCTGGAGACCGCCGAGATCCTCGACGTGACCCAGTGGGACGACGCCCTCGCGGTGGCCGACCGCTACCGCGCCGGGCCGGTGTTCCTGGTCGGGGAATCCGCGCACCGCTTCTACCCGGTCGGCGCCAACGCGGCGACGAGCGTCGGTGACGCGGTGGACCTCGGGTGGAAGCTGGCCGGTGTGCTCAACGGCTGGGGCGGCTCCGGGCTGCTCGACAGCTACGAGGCCGAGCGTCGCCCGCGGGCCCTGATGGACCGGGAGCTCGTCGCGCGCGGGCTGGAGACCCGGCGTCGCGTCGAGCGGCTGGCCGCCGCCGGGGCGTCGCGCGAGTTCCTCGCCGGCGTGCTGCGCCAGGAGATCGCACCCGACGACACCGGGCTCCCCGAGGGGCGGGCCCCGGCGGTGCGCCTCGACGACGGCACCCAGCTCTTCGACCGTCTCGGCCCGCAGTTCACGCTCGTCGACCTGACCGAGGACGAGGCCGGTCGCGCGCTGGTGCTCGTCGCGCGCCGGCGCGGGATCCCGATGGCCCACCTCGTCGTCACCGACCGGGCGGTGCGGACCCGGTGGGACCGCCGGCTGGTGCTGGTCCGGCCCGACCAGCGCATCGCGTGGCGCGCCGACCACGCCCCGGCCGACTGGGACACGGTGCTCGACCGGATCAGTGGCCACCTCGGTCCCGAAACCCCGTGA
- a CDS encoding MFS transporter, translated as MEAVSRARRNAALLSLALGGFAVGLTEFVAMGLLPEMARGLLPAEYARSTSDAVAETGWTITVYALGVVVGAPTIAALTARMPRKQLVVGLLALFAAGTVASALAPTFPLVLLARFVAALPHGAYFGAAGMVAAALIGPGSQAKGFAAVLTGLTAANVFGVPLITSLGQATSWRVAYAAIAGMFVLTLVAVLATVPAIAAAPGGSPRAELSAFRSPQMWLAAAIGAIGFAGFFAVYSYISPVTTNTTGLSPGAVPWVLATIGLGMTVGNLLGGVVGDRNVRRSIVLGLGSVVLAASAFALSAGHPAGLFVAAFLVGAACLVTAPALQARLIEVAPGAQLMGAAINQSATNIGNSLGAALGGLVIARGLGYTAPAWVGAVLAAAGVVVAVISFRLDRRPAGPPVVPDPDARAAVAHR; from the coding sequence GTGGAGGCTGTGTCACGCGCGCGTCGCAACGCCGCGCTGCTCTCGCTCGCGCTGGGTGGGTTCGCGGTCGGCCTGACCGAGTTCGTCGCGATGGGGTTGCTCCCCGAGATGGCGCGCGGGCTGCTCCCCGCGGAGTACGCCCGCTCGACGTCGGACGCCGTGGCCGAGACCGGCTGGACGATCACGGTCTACGCGCTCGGCGTCGTCGTCGGGGCGCCCACGATCGCCGCGCTGACCGCCCGGATGCCGCGCAAGCAGCTCGTCGTCGGCCTGCTCGCGCTGTTCGCGGCCGGTACCGTCGCCTCCGCGCTCGCGCCGACGTTCCCACTGGTCCTGCTGGCGCGGTTCGTCGCGGCGCTGCCGCACGGTGCGTACTTCGGCGCCGCCGGCATGGTCGCGGCCGCGTTGATCGGCCCCGGCAGCCAGGCGAAGGGCTTCGCCGCGGTGCTGACCGGCCTGACCGCGGCGAACGTCTTCGGCGTCCCGCTGATCACGAGCCTCGGGCAGGCGACGAGCTGGCGGGTCGCGTACGCGGCGATCGCCGGGATGTTCGTGCTGACGCTGGTCGCGGTGCTGGCCACCGTGCCGGCGATCGCGGCCGCGCCGGGCGGGTCACCGCGGGCCGAGCTGAGCGCGTTCCGCTCGCCGCAGATGTGGCTCGCCGCGGCGATCGGCGCGATCGGCTTCGCCGGGTTCTTCGCGGTGTACAGCTACATCTCCCCGGTGACGACGAACACCACCGGCCTGTCGCCGGGCGCGGTGCCGTGGGTGCTGGCCACGATCGGGCTCGGGATGACGGTCGGGAACCTGCTCGGGGGCGTGGTCGGGGACCGGAACGTGCGGCGCAGCATCGTGCTCGGGCTCGGCTCGGTGGTGCTGGCCGCGTCGGCGTTCGCGCTGTCTGCCGGGCACCCGGCCGGGCTGTTCGTCGCCGCGTTCCTGGTGGGGGCGGCCTGCCTGGTGACCGCGCCCGCGCTCCAGGCCCGGCTGATCGAGGTGGCGCCCGGCGCCCAGCTGATGGGCGCGGCGATCAACCAGTCCGCGACGAACATCGGCAACAGCCTCGGCGCCGCGCTCGGCGGCCTGGTGATCGCCCGCGGTCTCGGGTACACCGCCCCGGCCTGGGTGGGGGCCGTGCTCGCCGCCGCCGGCGTGGTCGTCGCGGTGATCAGCTTCCGCCTCGACCGCCGGCCCGCCGGCCCGCCGGTAGTCCCGGACCCGGATGCGCGGGCCGCGGTCGCGCACCGCTGA
- a CDS encoding pyridoxamine 5'-phosphate oxidase family protein, with protein MSTQKRGRRIALSKEELDAFLTESRTCRVATLTSSGAPHVSPLWYVWDGTSLWLYSIVKSQRWADILRDPRVAVVVDAGHDFFELHGVELRGTLEQVGEAPRTGAESIAELEAAERLFAAKYFDGEQNMYHDGRHGWVRLTPSKIASWDHRKIAGLNGA; from the coding sequence CTGAGCACGCAGAAGCGTGGACGCCGGATCGCGTTGTCGAAGGAGGAGCTCGACGCGTTCCTCACCGAGAGCCGGACCTGCCGGGTCGCCACGCTCACGTCGTCGGGCGCGCCGCACGTCTCACCGCTCTGGTACGTCTGGGACGGCACGTCGCTCTGGCTCTACTCGATCGTGAAGAGCCAGCGCTGGGCCGACATCCTGCGTGATCCGCGGGTGGCGGTCGTCGTCGACGCCGGCCACGACTTCTTCGAGCTGCACGGCGTCGAGCTGCGGGGAACGCTGGAGCAGGTCGGGGAGGCGCCGCGCACCGGCGCCGAGTCGATCGCCGAGCTGGAGGCGGCCGAGCGCCTGTTCGCCGCGAAGTACTTCGACGGCGAGCAGAACATGTACCACGACGGCAGGCACGGCTGGGTGCGTCTCACGCCGAGCAAGATCGCCTCCTGGGACCACCGCAAGATCGCCGGTCTCAACGGCGCGTAG
- a CDS encoding LLM class flavin-dependent oxidoreductase, which produces MTDLEFGLDTFGDRSTDLDGNPIPYAQVIRNVVDEGVLAEQVGVDSFGVGEHHRDDFAISAPEIVLAAIAARTSRIRLRTAVTVLSSDDPVRVYERFATLDAIARGRAEMTLGRGSFTESFPLFGYDLSDYETLFSEKLDLVVALLEGGPVSWSGTVRPPLVDQEVFPKVESGRLSASIGVGGSPESVVRAARYGLPLALAIIGGDPARFAPFVELYHRALAEFGREPLPVSVHSPGFVAATDEEAAEIVWPHARTMHNRIGAERGWPKYTRGRFESDVNHGALHLGSPETVARKIARTVRALGIQRFDLKYTNGPIPHEHMATAVELYGTKVIPRVRELLADD; this is translated from the coding sequence ATGACGGACTTGGAGTTCGGGCTCGACACGTTCGGTGATCGGAGCACGGACCTGGACGGGAACCCGATCCCGTACGCGCAGGTGATTCGGAACGTCGTCGACGAGGGCGTGCTCGCCGAGCAGGTCGGGGTCGACAGCTTCGGGGTCGGGGAGCACCATCGCGACGACTTCGCGATCTCGGCGCCGGAGATCGTGCTCGCGGCGATCGCCGCGCGGACCTCACGGATCCGGCTGCGTACCGCGGTCACCGTGCTCAGCTCCGACGACCCGGTGCGGGTGTACGAGCGGTTCGCGACGCTCGACGCGATCGCGCGCGGCCGCGCCGAGATGACGCTCGGCCGGGGGTCGTTCACCGAGTCGTTCCCGCTGTTCGGGTACGACCTGAGCGACTACGAGACGTTGTTCAGCGAGAAGCTCGACCTGGTGGTGGCGCTGCTCGAGGGTGGGCCGGTGTCCTGGAGCGGCACCGTGCGCCCGCCGCTGGTCGACCAGGAGGTGTTCCCGAAGGTCGAGTCGGGGCGGCTGAGCGCGTCGATCGGCGTCGGGGGGAGCCCGGAGTCGGTGGTGCGCGCGGCGCGGTACGGGTTGCCGCTGGCGCTGGCGATCATCGGCGGGGACCCGGCCCGGTTCGCGCCGTTCGTCGAGCTCTACCACCGGGCCCTCGCCGAGTTCGGACGCGAGCCGCTGCCGGTCTCGGTGCACTCGCCGGGGTTCGTCGCGGCGACCGACGAGGAGGCCGCGGAGATCGTCTGGCCGCACGCACGCACGATGCACAACCGCATCGGCGCCGAACGCGGCTGGCCGAAGTACACCCGGGGCCGGTTCGAGTCCGACGTCAACCACGGGGCGCTGCACCTCGGGTCACCGGAGACCGTCGCGCGGAAGATCGCCCGGACGGTGCGTGCGCTGGGCATCCAGCGGTTCGATCTGAAGTACACGAACGGGCCGATCCCGCACGAGCACATGGCGACCGCGGTCGAGCTCTACGGCACCAAGGTGATCCCCCGGGTCCGCGAACTCCTCGCCGACGACTGA
- a CDS encoding LacI family DNA-binding transcriptional regulator, whose product MTARRPTLADVAAEAGVSTALVSIVMRDAPGASAATRQRVLEVADRIGYRPDRRARLLRSGRSRLLGVVFNVQHAFHGDLLTGLYDAAARLDYELTLSAVTPHRDEHTAIAGLLQDRCEALLVIGPSSPTSALAGIAARMPVVALGRDVRHHAVDVVRNADCQGLHQAVDHLVSLGHRRIVHLDGGRTPGTAERRRGYRDQMRRHGLDAEIRIVPGGPTGEDGAAAVAALLDDPPTAITVFNDLAATGVLDTLRRVGLRVPDDVSVVGYDDSRLARLTYLDLTTIAQDTTAMTTHAVERAIARIEGTPVLQREVVTPPHLVPRGTTAAATPPRRP is encoded by the coding sequence ATGACCGCGCGGCGTCCCACCTTGGCCGACGTCGCGGCCGAGGCCGGGGTGTCGACCGCGCTGGTGTCGATCGTCATGCGCGACGCGCCCGGCGCGAGCGCGGCCACCCGGCAGCGGGTGCTGGAGGTCGCCGACCGGATCGGGTACCGCCCCGACCGGCGCGCCCGGCTGCTGCGCAGTGGACGCAGCCGGCTGCTCGGTGTCGTCTTCAACGTGCAGCACGCGTTCCACGGCGATCTGCTCACCGGCCTCTACGACGCGGCCGCGCGGCTGGACTACGAGCTGACGCTCAGCGCGGTGACCCCGCACCGCGACGAGCACACCGCGATCGCCGGTCTGCTCCAGGACCGCTGCGAGGCGCTGCTGGTGATCGGACCGTCGTCCCCGACCTCGGCGCTCGCCGGGATCGCGGCGCGGATGCCCGTCGTCGCGCTCGGCCGCGACGTGCGCCACCACGCCGTCGACGTCGTCCGGAACGCGGACTGCCAGGGCCTGCACCAGGCCGTGGACCACCTGGTCTCGCTGGGGCACCGCCGGATCGTCCACCTCGACGGCGGGCGCACGCCGGGCACCGCCGAGCGGCGACGCGGCTACCGCGACCAGATGCGCAGGCACGGACTCGACGCCGAGATCCGGATCGTGCCGGGCGGACCGACCGGGGAGGACGGAGCGGCCGCCGTGGCCGCGCTGCTGGACGACCCGCCGACGGCGATCACGGTGTTCAACGACCTCGCCGCGACCGGCGTGCTCGACACGCTGCGCCGGGTCGGCCTGCGCGTACCGGACGACGTCAGCGTCGTGGGCTACGACGACAGCCGGCTCGCCCGGCTGACCTACCTCGACCTCACCACGATCGCGCAGGACACCACCGCGATGACGACGCACGCGGTCGAACGTGCGATCGCCCGCATCGAAGGCACCCCGGTGCTCCAGCGCGAGGTCGTCACTCCCCCGCACCTGGTGCCGCGGGGGACGACCGCAGCAGCCACTCCACCGCGGCGGCCCTGA
- a CDS encoding nucleoside hydrolase, with protein sequence MGHPIYLDCDTGIDDSLAIAYLMAHPDVDLVGVGTVFGNIDAHRAARNTLDLLALGGHDHVPVAVGAERPLAGSWPGGPAHIHGANGVGDVELPRSPRDPESTAVELLLRLAREHRGRLRVLAIGPLTNLARALDADPDLPRLVESVVVMGGAAKAPGNVTPVAEANIYNDPEAADRVLSTDWPVTLVTLDVTMEHVLEEAGRAALLDADRPLPRALGRMLDVYFTFYVEGFGRRCAPLHDPLAAAVAAAGATPVMAPTVPVVVDATDGPGRGQTICDLRGERVGHPQRPGARCRVVLSLDAPFAPRLVELLTRTS encoded by the coding sequence ATGGGGCACCCGATCTACCTCGACTGCGACACCGGCATCGACGACTCGCTCGCGATCGCGTACCTGATGGCCCACCCCGACGTCGATCTGGTCGGCGTCGGCACTGTGTTCGGCAACATCGACGCGCACCGGGCCGCACGCAACACGCTGGACCTGCTCGCGCTCGGCGGCCACGACCACGTCCCGGTGGCGGTCGGCGCCGAGCGGCCGCTCGCCGGGAGCTGGCCCGGTGGCCCGGCACACATCCACGGCGCGAACGGCGTCGGCGACGTCGAGCTGCCGCGCAGCCCGCGCGACCCGGAGTCCACCGCGGTGGAGCTCCTGCTCCGCCTCGCCCGCGAGCACCGGGGGCGGCTGCGGGTGCTCGCGATCGGCCCGCTCACCAACCTCGCCCGCGCGCTCGACGCCGACCCGGACCTCCCGCGTCTGGTGGAGAGCGTCGTCGTGATGGGCGGGGCGGCGAAGGCGCCGGGGAACGTGACGCCGGTGGCGGAGGCGAACATCTACAACGACCCGGAGGCCGCCGACCGCGTGCTCTCGACCGACTGGCCGGTCACGCTGGTGACGCTCGACGTCACGATGGAGCACGTGCTGGAAGAGGCCGGTCGCGCCGCGCTGCTGGACGCCGACCGGCCCCTCCCGCGCGCACTGGGCCGGATGCTCGACGTGTACTTCACGTTCTACGTCGAGGGCTTCGGCCGGCGCTGCGCCCCGCTGCACGACCCGCTGGCCGCGGCTGTGGCCGCCGCCGGGGCCACCCCCGTAATGGCCCCGACGGTGCCGGTCGTGGTGGACGCGACCGACGGCCCCGGACGCGGCCAGACGATCTGCGACCTGCGCGGCGAGCGGGTCGGCCACCCGCAGCGGCCCGGAGCCCGGTGCCGGGTGGTGCTCTCCCTCGACGCCCCGTTCGCCCCGCGACTGGTCGAGCTGCTCACTCGAACCTCGTGA